A portion of the Glycine max cultivar Williams 82 chromosome 10, Glycine_max_v4.0, whole genome shotgun sequence genome contains these proteins:
- the LOC102665951 gene encoding uncharacterized protein — protein MTVEGKAAISSFHQLPDESLSEALERFRDLLRRTSTYGFSEPIQLNMFMDGLRPQTKQLLDASARGKIKLKSPEEAIELVENMSANDHAILRDRTHQPTKKSLLELTSHDALLAQNKSQVVPFMVKLMR, from the exons ATGACTGTTGAAGGGAAGGCAGCAatatcttcatttcatcaattgCCTGATGAATCCTTGAGTGAGGCGTTGGAGAGATTCAGAGACTTACTGAGAAGAACTTCCACCTATGGATTCTCCGAGCCAATCCAACTGAATATGTTCATggatgggctgagaccacaaaccaagcaattaCTAGATGCTTCTGCTAGGGGAAAAATAAAGCTGAAATCCCCAGAAGAAGCAATTGAGCTCGTAGAGAACATGTCAGCCAATGATCATGCCATTCTGAGGGACAGAACtcatcaacccacaaagaagaGCCTGTTGGAGCTAACATCACACGATGCTTTGTTGGCACAGAATAA gtcacAGGTTGTACCATTTATGGTAAAGCTCATGAGGTAG